A genomic region of Chloracidobacterium sp. contains the following coding sequences:
- a CDS encoding TolC family protein → MYRFISFVAVVLMAQSSFAQAVATLRPLTSDDRRLLYTSVVNSYHSQVEGLSLAEIVKRAFENNGEIKIARLEVEKAQARLIQAQLRPNPNLEIEQSTGRLVGSPGDRELSVGVSVPLDVYGQRNRRIDLAKAEITIKEAEVAAQQRELAGQVFETYAEALAMLREVQVLEELLDLDGRTVQFVQIRVNEGDTAPLELNLLQTEVERLRSRRQLTEGKLQAAITKLKFYAGLPYEQTLKLTEDISVATFPLLPTSIETSVAVGLKNRPEIRLAELDEQLASAGLRLIRSQSRPDISATARYTQGRAGLDDPRGEFFQRDRSLTFGISIGLPVFNRNQGAKAEAAIAIRQAQERRAFSEQIVKNEIITAFQRIEAARRALLTLETAVLPRSRENIETIQKVYEIGELKITDLIAEQRRLLEANRDLTETMTERYRAQADLFIALGLILEK, encoded by the coding sequence ATGTACAGGTTTATTTCGTTTGTTGCCGTCGTTTTGATGGCACAAAGCAGCTTCGCACAGGCGGTGGCCACGCTTAGGCCACTTACGTCTGATGATCGGCGACTGCTCTATACATCGGTTGTCAATAGTTACCACAGTCAGGTTGAGGGACTTTCACTCGCAGAGATCGTCAAACGAGCGTTTGAGAATAATGGCGAAATTAAGATTGCTCGTCTCGAAGTCGAAAAGGCTCAGGCCCGTTTAATACAGGCACAGCTTCGGCCAAATCCAAACCTTGAGATCGAGCAAAGCACTGGAAGGCTCGTGGGTTCACCTGGGGACCGAGAGTTAAGCGTTGGCGTCTCTGTCCCATTAGATGTTTACGGACAGCGTAACCGTCGGATCGATTTGGCGAAAGCTGAGATCACGATTAAAGAAGCCGAAGTTGCGGCTCAACAACGGGAATTGGCGGGTCAAGTTTTCGAGACATATGCCGAAGCACTTGCAATGTTGCGAGAGGTTCAGGTTTTAGAGGAGCTTCTGGATCTTGATGGTCGAACTGTTCAGTTTGTTCAGATACGGGTTAACGAGGGAGATACGGCACCGCTCGAACTCAATCTTCTTCAAACCGAAGTTGAACGACTACGTTCTCGTCGTCAGTTAACCGAAGGGAAATTACAAGCGGCAATTACGAAACTAAAATTCTATGCCGGATTGCCTTACGAGCAGACATTAAAGCTCACTGAGGATATTTCAGTTGCTACGTTTCCGTTACTACCGACTTCAATCGAAACAAGCGTAGCTGTTGGATTAAAAAACAGGCCGGAGATTAGGCTTGCAGAACTTGACGAACAGCTTGCCAGCGCCGGACTTCGCCTTATACGTTCTCAATCTCGCCCGGACATATCCGCTACCGCACGATACACCCAAGGCCGAGCTGGATTAGACGATCCGCGAGGTGAATTCTTTCAAAGAGATCGAAGCCTAACTTTTGGAATTTCTATCGGACTGCCAGTTTTCAACCGAAATCAAGGAGCAAAGGCCGAGGCCGCCATCGCCATCCGACAGGCACAGGAACGACGAGCGTTCTCAGAGCAGATAGTTAAGAACGAGATCATAACTGCCTTCCAACGAATCGAGGCTGCGAGACGAGCGCTTTTGACGTTGGAAACAGCAGTTTTGCCGCGTTCACGCGAGAATATCGAAACCATTCAAAAAGTTTATGAGATCGGAGAACTAAAGATCACCGACCTTATCGCGGAACAGAGACGCCTACTCGAAGCAAATCGCGATCTAACCGAAACCATGACCGAACGATACCGCGCCCAAGCCGACTTGTTTATTGCTTTGGGTCTTATATTGGAGAAATAA
- a CDS encoding efflux RND transporter periplasmic adaptor subunit: MSEKYIAEDTKHHEEDASELDRLESNAERDSNNDTAETPKKNAVPWIIAFAIIGLIAFVSLALIVFKQSGKSELKKDEEAATEKDNESNEVKLSPEVLASAGITTESVTQRPAVALITVAGTVETNPQQTQQVTSLVNGRVEQVLVSIGDRVAAGETVATVMSPEVAEMYGKWRDAVTRVDLAQNSLNRVKQAENQSAILQAKARLDEADATLKRTKRLIELGAGAGKDMVSAETNYRTAKAEYDFQRNIPLNKEIQEAESALKSANVDAVQTRQSLQALGVNVSSPNAEVKSVASVPLRSPVSGIVTARMVSGGAGVQTGTSLFTISNISTVWVIANVPENQMPSLLEGTPAEIRIAAFGKGVINGRVSYIDPQLNEETRTGRVRIEVANANERLKAGMFVEVGFQAGTGSATGEELVVPSSAVHKIGEKTIVFIPKADEAGAFEVREIEIGSAVEGYHRVLGGLKLGEKVVTKGSFTLKTQMQKGELGEE, translated from the coding sequence ATGTCCGAAAAATATATTGCAGAAGATACCAAGCATCACGAGGAAGATGCCTCAGAATTGGACCGGCTCGAATCAAATGCCGAACGGGACTCAAATAATGACACAGCGGAGACGCCCAAGAAGAACGCCGTACCGTGGATAATTGCTTTTGCCATCATAGGTCTAATTGCATTCGTTTCGCTGGCTCTAATCGTGTTCAAGCAAAGCGGAAAATCGGAGTTAAAGAAAGATGAGGAAGCGGCTACCGAGAAAGACAACGAGTCCAATGAAGTAAAACTTAGCCCCGAGGTCCTAGCTTCTGCGGGTATTACGACGGAATCAGTGACTCAGCGACCGGCTGTTGCATTGATCACGGTTGCTGGAACCGTCGAAACGAATCCGCAACAAACCCAGCAAGTGACTTCACTTGTAAACGGACGTGTTGAACAGGTTTTGGTTTCCATCGGCGACCGCGTGGCCGCAGGGGAAACTGTCGCCACCGTGATGAGCCCCGAAGTTGCAGAAATGTACGGGAAATGGCGCGATGCAGTTACACGAGTCGATCTTGCCCAGAACAGCCTCAATCGGGTAAAGCAAGCTGAAAACCAGTCGGCCATTCTTCAGGCAAAAGCCCGGCTTGACGAGGCGGACGCTACTTTGAAACGAACCAAACGGTTAATCGAACTAGGAGCCGGTGCGGGAAAAGACATGGTTTCTGCTGAAACCAATTACAGAACTGCGAAGGCTGAGTACGATTTCCAACGAAATATTCCGTTGAACAAAGAGATTCAGGAAGCCGAGTCCGCATTGAAATCGGCCAATGTAGATGCCGTTCAAACGAGACAGAGCCTTCAGGCGCTGGGTGTGAATGTCAGTTCTCCAAACGCGGAGGTCAAAAGCGTCGCTTCTGTCCCGCTACGTTCACCCGTTTCTGGGATTGTAACGGCGCGAATGGTGAGCGGCGGAGCGGGTGTTCAGACAGGCACTTCGCTTTTCACTATTTCAAACATCTCGACAGTATGGGTGATCGCAAACGTGCCGGAAAATCAGATGCCTTCGTTGCTTGAAGGAACACCCGCCGAGATTCGGATTGCGGCTTTTGGGAAGGGGGTTATCAACGGACGTGTCAGCTATATTGACCCGCAGCTTAATGAAGAAACTCGAACAGGCCGCGTTCGTATCGAGGTAGCTAATGCCAACGAACGGCTAAAGGCTGGTATGTTTGTCGAAGTTGGGTTTCAGGCCGGAACCGGTTCGGCTACAGGTGAGGAACTTGTTGTTCCTTCGAGCGCCGTTCATAAGATCGGAGAGAAAACCATAGTCTTTATTCCGAAGGCTGATGAGGCCGGAGCCTTTGAGGTTCGCGAGATCGAAATAGGCAGCGCCGTCGAGGGCTATCACCGCGTTCTTGGCGGCCTAAAACTTGGCGAAAAGGTTGTCACAAAAGGCAGCTTTACGCTAAAGACGCAGATGCAGAAGGGAGAATTGGGCGAGGAGTAA